A window from Gallus gallus isolate bGalGal1 chromosome 7, bGalGal1.mat.broiler.GRCg7b, whole genome shotgun sequence encodes these proteins:
- the INHBB gene encoding inhibin beta B chain precursor, whose protein sequence is MDGAARRGVLAALLACGLLLLGAAATPTPPAPAGSSPQDTCTSCGFRRPEEPGKVDGDFLEAVKRHILSRLQMRDRPNITHAVPKAAMVTALRKLHAGKVREDGRVEIPSLDGQASAGPPAHDPVSEIISFAETDDLASSRVRLYFFISNEGNQNLFVVQASLWLYLKLLPYVLEKGSRRKVRVKVYFQDPDTSNKWNVVEKKVDLKRSGWHTFPMTEAIQALFERGERRLNLDVQCEGCEEYSVLPIYVDPGEESHRPFLVVQARLADNKHRIRKRGLECDGRTNLCCRQQFYIDFRLIGWNDWIIAPSGYYGNYCEGSCPAYLAGVPGSASSFHTAVVNQYRMRGLNPGTVNSCCIPTKLSTMSMLYFDDEYNIVKRDVPNMIVEECGCA, encoded by the exons ATGGACGGGGCGGCTCGCCGGGGGGTGCTGGCCGCGCTGCTGGCCtgcgggctgctgctgctgggagccgccGCCACCCCGACCCCGCCGGCTCCCGCCGGGAGCTCCCCGCAGGACACATGCACCTCCTGCGGCTTCCGGCGGCCCGAGGAGCCGGGCAAGGTGGACGGGGATTTCCTGGAGGCGGTGAAGAGGCACATCCTGAGCCGGCTGCAGATGCGGGACCGGCCCAACATCACGCACGCCGTGCCCAAGGCGGCCATGGTCACGGCGCTGCGCAAGCTGCACGCCGGCAAGGTGCGGGAGGACGGCCGCGTCGAGATCCCCAGCCTGGACGGGCAGGCGAGCGCCGGGCCCCCGGCCCACGACCCCGTCTCCGAGATCATCAGCTTCGCCGAGACAG ACGATCTGGCCTCATCTAGAGTCCGCCTCTATTTCTTCATCTCGAATGAAGGGAACCAGAACTTGTTTGTCGTTCAAGCCAGCCTGTGGCTTTACTTGAAGCTGCTTCCATATGTCTTAGAGAAAGGCAGCAGGCGAAAAGTAAGAGTCAAAGTCTATTTCCAAGACCCGGACACTAGCAACAAGTGGAATGTGGTTGAAAAGAAAGTCGATCTCAAAAGAAGTGGTTGGCACACTTTTCCCATGACAGAGGCGATCCAGGCTCTGTttgagagaggagaaaggagactGAACTTGGATGTTCAATGTGAGGGCTGTGAAGAGTATTCAGTGCTGCCAATTTATGTGGACCCCGGGGAGGAATCCCACCGGCCTTTTTTAGTGGTGCAAGCCCGCCTCGCTGATAACAAACACAGGATCCGGAAAAGAGGCCTGGAGTGCGATGGCAGGACCAATCTATGTTGCAGGCAACAGTTTTACATTGACTTTAGACTCATTGGGTGGAATGACTGGATCATAGCACCATCAGGTTACTATGGGAATTACTGTGAAGGGAGCTGCCCGGCCTACTTGGCTGGCGTCCCGGGGTCGGCTTCCTCCTTTCACACCGCCGTCGTGAATCAGTACCGAATGCGGGGGCTGAACCCGGGCACCGTGAACTCCTGTTGCATTCCAACCAAACTTAGCACAATGTCAATGCTGTACTTTGATGATGAATACAACATTGTGAAAAGGGACGTTCCCAATATGATTGTGGAAGAATGTGGTTGTGCTTGA